One Deinococcus sp. YIM 134068 genomic region harbors:
- a CDS encoding divergent PAP2 family protein, with translation MNTPLEDLLGNRWLWTAVFASVGAQAIKVLLILLLERRWRPAAAMETGGMPSSHSAMVAALTTGVALTQGLGSPLFAASAVFALIVMYDATGVRHSSGIQARLLNELVEELRAVVREGFAPLPLRVLLGHTYLEVLVGTLIGVGMAFLAFRVL, from the coding sequence GTGAACACCCCTCTCGAAGACCTCCTCGGCAACCGCTGGCTCTGGACCGCCGTCTTTGCGTCGGTGGGCGCGCAGGCGATCAAAGTCCTCCTCATTCTGCTCCTGGAGCGCCGCTGGCGTCCCGCCGCCGCGATGGAGACGGGCGGGATGCCCAGCAGCCACTCCGCGATGGTCGCGGCCCTCACGACGGGCGTGGCGCTCACCCAGGGCCTCGGCAGCCCCCTTTTCGCCGCCAGCGCCGTCTTCGCCCTGATCGTCATGTACGACGCGACGGGCGTGCGCCACTCCAGCGGCATCCAGGCCCGGCTCCTGAACGAACTCGTGGAGGAGTTGCGCGCCGTCGTCCGCGAGGGCTTCGCGCCCCTGCCGCTGCGGGTGCTGCTCGGCCACACCTATCTGGAAGTGCTGGTGGGCACGCTGATCGGCGTCGGGATGGCGTTTCTGGCGTTCCGGGTGCTGTAG
- a CDS encoding LacI family DNA-binding transcriptional regulator, with product MTRPRVRDVARVAGVGASTVSRVLNGRPHISARVRERVLAAVESLGYTPDLNARSLRSGQTGAVSVLLPMTGTPFYETLLTAVHTRLEAADLDLALFPLMGGQRVRRFRDPGALLYRADGLLIVSQRPDTLYHGHPPFAGPVVLVDAHHPEYHSVSFDNLGAGRMAGELALSRGLPVVLLSAAEVPGELDSPVFVERREGVLEVLAGRGVFPALTVPVPATLEGGREGARQLLARRPPGPFFLLALSDDLAVGAARALADAGVRPGRDYLLLGFDGGAAAAEAGISSVAQPVAGMGEAAAEVLLGALAGEERGLSARVFAPTLLERASTVLQGG from the coding sequence ATGACCAGACCGAGGGTGCGGGACGTGGCGCGCGTGGCGGGCGTGGGGGCGAGTACGGTGTCGCGGGTGCTCAACGGTCGCCCGCACATCTCGGCGCGGGTGCGCGAGCGGGTGCTGGCGGCGGTGGAGAGCCTGGGGTACACGCCGGACCTGAACGCGCGCAGCCTGCGCTCGGGGCAGACGGGGGCGGTCTCGGTGCTGCTGCCGATGACGGGCACGCCCTTCTACGAGACCCTGCTGACGGCGGTTCACACGCGGCTGGAGGCGGCAGACCTCGACCTCGCGCTGTTTCCGCTGATGGGAGGTCAGCGCGTGCGCCGCTTTCGTGACCCCGGCGCGCTGCTCTACCGGGCGGACGGACTCCTCATCGTGTCGCAGCGTCCCGACACGCTCTACCACGGGCACCCGCCCTTCGCGGGGCCGGTCGTGCTGGTGGACGCGCACCATCCCGAGTACCACAGCGTGTCCTTCGACAACCTCGGCGCGGGGCGGATGGCGGGCGAACTCGCGCTCTCGCGCGGGCTGCCGGTCGTGCTGCTGAGCGCGGCGGAGGTCCCCGGCGAACTCGACTCGCCCGTCTTCGTGGAGCGCCGGGAGGGGGTGCTGGAGGTGCTGGCGGGGCGGGGCGTCTTCCCCGCGCTCACCGTGCCCGTGCCCGCCACCCTGGAGGGGGGCCGGGAGGGGGCGCGGCAGCTCCTCGCGCGGCGGCCACCGGGACCCTTTTTCCTGCTGGCCCTCAGCGACGACCTCGCCGTCGGGGCGGCGCGCGCGCTCGCGGACGCGGGGGTGCGGCCCGGACGCGACTACCTCCTGCTGGGCTTCGATGGGGGCGCGGCGGCGGCGGAGGCCGGCATCAGCAGCGTCGCCCAGCCGGTCGCCGGGATGGGCGAGGCCGCCGCCGAGGTGCTGCTGGGGGCACTCGCGGGCGAGGAGCGCGGCCTGAGCGCGCGGGTCTTTGCCCCCACCCTGCTCGAGCGGGCGAGCACCGTCCTCCAGGGCGGGTGA
- the nusB gene encoding transcription antitermination factor NusB, giving the protein MTRRREKAAQPVGTRRAAREFAFRVLFEAERGNVPLDAVFTRAEGAMREGDDTFPQLNDEALAFARQLVDGLRAHRAELDDTLQRTIRGWSFEQMAQTDLNILRLATFELMHTPEPHPPVIESAVRIARKFGGEDSGRFVNGVLAGLSRSLNPVPEKKAEAQE; this is encoded by the coding sequence ATGACCCGCCGCCGAGAGAAGGCCGCCCAGCCCGTCGGCACCCGGCGCGCCGCCCGCGAGTTCGCCTTCCGGGTGCTGTTCGAGGCTGAGCGTGGGAACGTGCCGCTGGACGCCGTGTTCACCCGCGCCGAGGGGGCGATGCGCGAGGGAGACGACACCTTTCCGCAGCTCAACGACGAGGCGCTGGCCTTCGCGCGGCAGCTCGTGGACGGGTTGAGGGCGCACCGGGCCGAGCTGGACGACACCCTCCAACGCACCATTCGCGGCTGGAGCTTCGAGCAGATGGCCCAGACGGACCTCAACATCCTGCGCCTCGCCACCTTCGAGCTGATGCACACGCCCGAGCCGCACCCACCCGTCATCGAGAGCGCCGTCCGCATCGCCCGCAAGTTCGGCGGCGAGGACTCGGGCCGCTTCGTGAACGGGGTGCTCGCGGGCCTGAGCCGCAGCCTGAATCCCGTCCCGGAGAAGAAGGCGGAGGCGCAGGAGTGA
- the folD gene encoding bifunctional methylenetetrahydrofolate dehydrogenase/methenyltetrahydrofolate cyclohydrolase FolD yields the protein MTATTARVLAGPPAAAALLAETAARARRLPTPPHLALVRLGEDPASMSYVRGKDRKAREVGLRSTVYALPETTSQDELLALIARLNADDGVNGLLVQLPLPAHVDEEAVLHAIDPRKDVDGFHPANVGALWAGRPTLTPCTPAGVMALLAHYGLPVAGQRAVIVGRSHIVGRPMAALLLNADATVTVAHSRTRDLAAVTREADLLIAAVGRAHLLTPDMVKPGATVVDVGINRVSGGPEGKTSLTGDVHPDVAAVAGALTPVPGGVGPMTIAQLLANTVTAAERQQAEG from the coding sequence GTGACGGCCACGACCGCCCGCGTCCTCGCCGGTCCTCCAGCGGCGGCGGCCCTCCTTGCGGAGACGGCGGCCCGTGCCCGGCGGCTGCCCACCCCGCCCCACCTCGCCCTCGTGCGGCTGGGGGAGGACCCCGCCAGCATGAGCTACGTGCGCGGCAAGGACCGCAAGGCGCGTGAGGTGGGCCTGCGAAGCACGGTGTACGCTCTGCCGGAGACGACCTCCCAGGACGAACTCCTCGCCCTGATTGCCCGCCTCAACGCGGACGACGGGGTGAACGGCCTCCTCGTCCAGCTTCCCCTGCCCGCGCATGTGGACGAGGAGGCGGTGCTGCACGCCATCGACCCGCGCAAGGACGTGGACGGCTTCCACCCGGCCAACGTCGGGGCGCTGTGGGCGGGCCGTCCGACCCTGACGCCCTGCACGCCCGCCGGGGTGATGGCGCTGCTGGCGCACTATGGCCTCCCCGTCGCCGGGCAGCGGGCCGTCATTGTGGGCCGCAGCCATATCGTCGGGCGACCGATGGCGGCGCTGCTGCTGAACGCCGACGCGACCGTGACCGTCGCCCACAGCCGGACCCGTGACCTCGCGGCGGTGACGCGGGAGGCCGACCTCCTGATCGCCGCCGTGGGCCGCGCGCACCTCCTCACGCCGGACATGGTGAAGCCGGGCGCAACGGTCGTGGACGTGGGAATCAACCGTGTGTCGGGCGGGCCGGAGGGCAAGACCTCGCTGACGGGCGACGTTCACCCGGACGTGGCGGCGGTGGCCGGGGCGCTCACGCCCGTGCCGGGGGGTGTCGGCCCGATGACCATCGCGCAACTCCTGGCGAACACGGTCACGGCGGCGGAGCGGCAGCAGGCGGAAGGGTAA